In Ammoniphilus sp. CFH 90114, a genomic segment contains:
- a CDS encoding NAD(P)H-dependent oxidoreductase encodes MQEVIMSKENILDAFRFRHATKEFDPTKTIAEEDFRVILEAARLSPSSCGYEPWKFLVIQNRELREKLRGVSWGAQGQLPTASHFVIILARTIKDTKFDSEYVRNQMINVHGFPPEVFEQIIGRYQTFQEEDLKLLENERTMLDWAGKQTYIALANMMTTAAMLGIDSCPIEGFNMEKVQQILKEENLLEDDHLAVSVMVAFGYRAHEPKRQKSRKNIEDIVQWIK; translated from the coding sequence ATGCAAGAAGTAATCATGAGTAAGGAAAATATTCTTGATGCGTTTCGATTTAGACATGCGACGAAGGAATTTGATCCAACGAAAACTATCGCAGAGGAGGACTTCCGTGTAATTTTGGAGGCCGCCCGACTTTCACCAAGCTCTTGCGGTTATGAGCCTTGGAAATTCCTCGTAATTCAAAATCGTGAACTGAGAGAAAAGTTAAGAGGCGTTTCCTGGGGAGCACAAGGACAATTGCCAACGGCAAGTCACTTCGTCATCATTCTAGCTAGAACGATCAAAGATACAAAGTTTGACTCTGAATATGTCAGAAATCAGATGATTAATGTACATGGATTTCCACCAGAAGTATTTGAACAGATCATAGGTAGGTACCAAACGTTTCAGGAAGAAGATCTGAAACTCTTGGAAAATGAACGAACCATGTTGGATTGGGCCGGAAAGCAAACCTACATTGCCTTGGCGAATATGATGACGACAGCCGCCATGCTAGGCATTGATTCTTGTCCGATCGAAGGGTTTAATATGGAAAAAGTTCAACAAATCCTCAAGGAGGAGAATTTGTTAGAGGATGACCACCTCGCTGTATCCGTAATGGTGGCCTTCGGCTACCGAGCCCATGAACCGAAGAGGCAGAAATCCAGAAAAAATATAGAAGATATCGTGCAGTGGATTAAATAA
- a CDS encoding PLP-dependent aminotransferase family protein produces the protein MNVESFFSKHSKEALKNDPPGEWMPTIPEGCIRLSSGYPAPHLVPVEEIKTAAISLLEEEKDLPLHYLGSPKKKKLNELIRERLALRGIQVSEKELLITSGACQAIDLIARILIDDQTLVAVEAPTYMEALEIFRNYTTHFISIPVDEHGLQTDLLENLLEERKQKGLSLPRFLYTIPTFQNPTGTTMTEERRKHVLELAVKYNFLILEDDAYGELYFKTHATPLKAMDSDGRVLHVGSLSKVVAPGMRIGWTAAAPEFIKAMAWFKKDLDHPFAQATMAAYLERTDMRERLETLRATYQAKCSVLLSALEEYLPKSVFWYVPEGGYFVWLRVAADTSELLAQALEEGVSYVPGKYFFLIQEEGVEYLRLSFSYADEKTIIEGVKRLGRVLREVE, from the coding sequence GTGAATGTCGAATCTTTTTTTTCTAAACATAGTAAAGAAGCACTGAAGAATGATCCACCGGGGGAGTGGATGCCAACGATTCCAGAGGGGTGCATCCGTCTAAGCTCTGGCTACCCGGCGCCTCATCTTGTACCGGTGGAAGAGATCAAGACTGCAGCAATTAGCCTGCTTGAAGAAGAGAAGGATCTACCGTTGCATTATTTAGGAAGTCCTAAAAAGAAAAAACTGAATGAGCTGATCCGAGAAAGGTTGGCTTTACGTGGGATACAGGTTTCAGAAAAAGAGCTGTTAATTACATCCGGTGCCTGTCAGGCGATTGATCTTATTGCTCGGATACTCATCGACGATCAAACCCTTGTGGCCGTCGAAGCCCCCACGTATATGGAAGCGTTAGAGATTTTTCGGAACTACACGACTCATTTTATTAGTATTCCAGTGGACGAGCATGGACTACAAACGGACCTCTTAGAAAATCTACTAGAAGAGCGGAAACAAAAAGGACTCAGCCTTCCACGGTTTTTATATACCATTCCCACGTTCCAAAACCCAACAGGCACGACGATGACAGAAGAGCGACGAAAGCATGTATTGGAGTTAGCGGTCAAATACAACTTCCTTATTTTAGAGGATGACGCCTACGGGGAATTATACTTTAAAACACATGCTACCCCATTAAAAGCGATGGATTCTGATGGTCGTGTCCTCCATGTTGGCTCTTTATCGAAAGTCGTAGCCCCTGGCATGCGAATTGGATGGACAGCGGCAGCACCTGAATTTATTAAGGCTATGGCTTGGTTCAAAAAGGATCTGGACCATCCCTTTGCTCAAGCCACGATGGCTGCTTATCTAGAGAGAACGGATATGAGAGAGCGATTAGAAACCTTAAGAGCCACCTATCAGGCCAAATGCTCCGTCTTACTTTCTGCACTCGAAGAATACTTGCCGAAATCGGTTTTCTGGTATGTGCCAGAGGGCGGATATTTTGTATGGCTCAGAGTTGCAGCCGATACTTCCGAATTATTAGCTCAAGCATTGGAAGAAGGGGTATCCTATGTGCCTGGAAAATATTTCTTTCTGATTCAAGAAGAGGGAGTAGAATATCTTCGCCTCTCCTTTAGCTATGCGGATGAAAAGACGATCATCGAAGGAGTTAAAAGACTAGGTAGAGTTCTTAGAGAGGTCGAGTAA
- the bioD gene encoding dethiobiotin synthase, translated as MSQGIFITGTDTDIGKTFVGAGLAAVFKERGIDVGVFKPMMSGVSQANPKSDCWLLKEMSGDPSPLEDINPFQFDEPLAPYVAQQRHGRSISLDETLASWKNIQDRHPFYVIEGAGGLAVPMGPGYLVSDIARSIGFPLIIVARPSLGTVNHTLLSIAYARQNGLNVIGVILNGLRETGVAEETNPKLIEEFSEGVPVLGVLPYLETWDRQKMIQIFEKHLAIDKLLKQLNFVKC; from the coding sequence ATGAGTCAAGGTATTTTTATTACCGGAACAGATACGGATATCGGAAAAACCTTTGTTGGAGCAGGACTTGCCGCTGTCTTCAAGGAGAGAGGCATCGATGTCGGCGTCTTCAAACCCATGATGTCGGGCGTTTCCCAAGCTAACCCCAAAAGCGATTGCTGGTTGCTAAAGGAGATGTCAGGTGACCCTAGTCCTCTAGAAGATATTAATCCGTTCCAATTTGACGAGCCCCTTGCCCCTTATGTCGCCCAACAAAGACACGGCAGGAGCATTTCACTTGATGAAACCTTAGCCAGTTGGAAAAACATTCAGGACCGACACCCATTCTACGTTATCGAAGGGGCTGGCGGACTCGCTGTACCGATGGGCCCAGGCTACCTCGTTTCCGATATCGCCCGATCCATCGGTTTTCCCCTCATTATAGTAGCCCGGCCATCTTTAGGTACCGTTAACCACACTCTTTTAAGCATTGCTTATGCCCGGCAGAACGGTCTAAACGTAATTGGTGTCATCCTTAATGGGCTGCGAGAAACTGGAGTAGCCGAGGAGACCAATCCCAAGCTGATTGAAGAGTTCTCTGAAGGGGTACCTGTATTAGGTGTTCTTCCTTACCTGGAGACATGGGATCGACAGAAGATGATTCAAATCTTTGAAAAGCATCTAGCGATCGACAAGCTTCTAAAGCAACTTAACTTCGTCAAGTGTTAA
- the bioF gene encoding 8-amino-7-oxononanoate synthase: MMLDHLIQELDVREQKGLTRRLRRMDEIKEKGAILFSSNNYLGLAEDAEMKACAAEAILRFGTGSTGSRLTTGNSTLHEELEQQLASFKGKEAAILFSSGYLANIGTISALMGKDDVIFSDSLNHASIIDGCRLSRAETIIYKHVDMEDLEKKLKENPAARHKLIVTDGVFSMDGNIAPLPRIVEIAEAYGAWVMVDDAHATGVLGSNGAGTAEHFGLTNRVHLCMGTMSKSIGAEGGYVAADHVFIEYLRNNARSFIFQTALSPGVIAAASAGIRLIQQQPWRREKLIEQASLFRQGLKKLGFELVEGTTPIIAVVIGDAQQAVDFSKRLEEAGLFAPAIRPPTVPIGTSRIRVTLTASHQAQDLDFALHCFENIGKEMRFIP; encoded by the coding sequence ATCATGTTGGATCATTTAATTCAAGAGCTGGACGTTCGAGAACAAAAGGGCCTTACTCGGCGATTGCGACGAATGGATGAGATCAAAGAAAAAGGCGCAATCCTCTTTTCTAGCAACAATTATTTAGGATTAGCTGAAGATGCTGAGATGAAAGCTTGTGCCGCTGAAGCGATCCTTCGATTCGGAACCGGAAGTACGGGCTCGAGACTGACGACAGGAAATTCGACCCTACACGAAGAGCTCGAACAGCAATTGGCCTCTTTTAAAGGGAAAGAAGCCGCCATTCTCTTTAGCTCCGGCTACTTAGCCAATATTGGAACGATCTCCGCGCTAATGGGTAAAGACGATGTCATCTTCAGCGATTCTCTCAATCATGCCAGTATCATTGACGGATGTCGTCTAAGCCGAGCGGAAACGATCATCTATAAGCATGTGGATATGGAAGATTTAGAGAAAAAGCTTAAGGAGAACCCTGCCGCTCGGCACAAGCTGATCGTCACCGACGGAGTCTTTAGCATGGATGGGAATATCGCTCCCCTCCCCCGCATCGTCGAGATCGCAGAGGCTTATGGGGCCTGGGTGATGGTAGACGATGCCCATGCCACAGGTGTCTTAGGGAGCAATGGAGCCGGAACCGCAGAACACTTTGGCTTAACCAATCGCGTCCATCTCTGTATGGGCACGATGAGTAAATCCATTGGGGCAGAAGGCGGCTATGTCGCGGCGGATCACGTGTTCATCGAATATCTGCGCAACAACGCCCGTTCCTTCATCTTTCAGACCGCGCTCTCTCCAGGCGTTATCGCGGCTGCTTCTGCAGGCATCCGATTGATCCAGCAACAGCCCTGGAGACGTGAGAAGCTCATCGAACAGGCGAGCCTCTTTCGCCAAGGACTTAAGAAATTAGGATTTGAACTAGTGGAAGGCACAACCCCGATCATAGCCGTAGTGATTGGCGACGCCCAACAAGCCGTGGACTTCTCCAAGAGATTAGAAGAAGCAGGCCTATTCGCTCCTGCCATTCGTCCGCCGACTGTTCCCATCGGCACAAGCAGGATTCGCGTCACCCTAACGGCCTCTCATCAGGCCCAAGATCTAGATTTTGCCCTTCACTGTTTTGAGAATATTGGAAAAGAAATGAGGTTCATCCCATGA
- the bioA gene encoding adenosylmethionine--8-amino-7-oxononanoate transaminase: MKHETLLEKSRKHLWLPFTQMKDYDANPLIIESGEGVKLKDTEGKEYYDAFSSVWLNVHGHRKKELDEAIRQQLDRIAHSTLLGMTNIPATELAERLVKIAPPGLTRVFYSDSGAASVEIALKMAFQYWQNRGIKKKSKFVTMKNGYHGDTIGAISVGSIDIFHQVYQPLLFDSYKVSYPYVYRHPSGDATICRDACLAELEQLLMEHHEDIAAIILEPMMQGAGGMVLMPEGYLAGAARLCRKYDVLLIADEVATGFGRTGEMFACDHEQVTPDIMTAGKGLTGGYLPVAVTMTTERIYEAFYADYTELKTFFHGHSYTGNQLGCAVALANLELFEQMNLIEQVQEKAAYVKKLLSSFQELKHVGDIRQIGLMCGLELVADKETKQPFEWANRTGYQVSLKLRELGMLTRPMGDTIVFMPPLSSRDSELTEMVDILRQGILSVTEGA; the protein is encoded by the coding sequence ATGAAACACGAAACCTTGCTTGAAAAGAGCCGAAAACATCTTTGGCTCCCTTTTACCCAAATGAAAGATTATGATGCCAATCCCTTGATTATTGAAAGCGGCGAAGGCGTGAAGCTCAAGGATACCGAAGGAAAAGAGTATTACGATGCTTTTTCCTCGGTATGGCTTAATGTCCATGGCCATAGAAAAAAAGAGCTCGATGAAGCAATTCGTCAGCAGCTAGATCGCATTGCTCACTCCACCCTGCTCGGCATGACGAATATTCCCGCTACAGAACTCGCCGAGCGGCTGGTCAAGATCGCACCGCCCGGCCTCACACGTGTTTTCTACTCGGACAGCGGAGCGGCTTCCGTGGAAATCGCACTGAAAATGGCATTTCAATATTGGCAAAATCGAGGGATTAAGAAAAAAAGCAAATTCGTGACGATGAAAAACGGGTACCATGGCGATACCATCGGGGCAATAAGCGTCGGTTCTATCGATATTTTCCATCAGGTTTACCAGCCTCTGCTATTTGATAGTTACAAGGTTTCTTACCCTTATGTATACCGACATCCGAGCGGGGATGCCACGATCTGCAGAGATGCTTGCCTCGCCGAACTAGAACAGCTCTTGATGGAGCACCATGAGGACATCGCGGCCATCATTCTAGAACCTATGATGCAAGGGGCCGGCGGGATGGTGCTCATGCCGGAAGGATACCTGGCAGGCGCTGCCCGACTATGTCGGAAGTATGATGTCCTGTTGATCGCCGATGAGGTGGCTACAGGATTTGGGCGGACTGGCGAGATGTTTGCTTGTGATCATGAGCAGGTTACCCCTGACATCATGACCGCAGGGAAAGGCTTGACTGGAGGTTACTTGCCGGTTGCCGTAACGATGACCACCGAGCGGATCTATGAAGCCTTCTACGCCGATTATACAGAGCTTAAGACCTTCTTTCACGGTCATTCTTATACCGGCAATCAATTAGGTTGTGCCGTAGCGTTAGCTAATTTGGAGCTGTTTGAGCAAATGAATCTGATTGAGCAGGTTCAGGAAAAAGCAGCCTATGTCAAAAAGCTCCTCTCTTCTTTCCAAGAACTCAAGCATGTTGGAGATATCCGCCAGATTGGGTTAATGTGCGGGTTGGAACTCGTAGCGGATAAAGAAACGAAGCAACCGTTTGAATGGGCGAACCGAACCGGTTATCAAGTGAGCCTGAAGCTTCGCGAACTGGGCATGCTGACTCGTCCAATGGGCGACACGATCGTGTTTATGCCTCCTCTCTCCAGCCGTGATAGCGAACTGACGGAGATGGTCGATATCCTCCGACAAGGCATTCTGTCTGTCACGGAAGGAGCCTAG
- the bioW gene encoding 6-carboxyhexanoate--CoA ligase produces MLENPLYSIRMRAAEGGPHEQGGRHISGGERLARESEVQLLVAELLTKSMGHSRGNADFIQVVVEKMPYAEVYVPPLPVATEGGHQVDVCRAKALNLLVESGVSRAAAELGLNELQQSEDLRGAIIMDAVTGTRLDKREQKGVRVSRMDWDASSHEEWVKIHVPLGSLRVREALALATKVAYSPYTLAELCWSDDPDYVTGYVASDKLGYRRIPHLKKLGESTGGRVFFVQPGLDVDEYIHYLEKTPIWIGWEGGRP; encoded by the coding sequence ATGTTAGAAAATCCTCTTTATAGTATCCGCATGAGAGCAGCGGAAGGCGGACCCCACGAACAGGGTGGACGACACATTTCCGGTGGAGAACGACTAGCCCGTGAATCCGAGGTGCAATTGCTCGTAGCGGAACTCCTGACAAAATCCATGGGTCACAGCCGGGGAAATGCAGATTTTATCCAGGTGGTCGTGGAGAAGATGCCGTACGCGGAAGTCTACGTGCCTCCCCTGCCTGTAGCAACGGAGGGAGGTCATCAAGTCGACGTCTGCCGGGCCAAGGCCCTCAATTTATTGGTAGAGTCGGGTGTTTCAAGAGCGGCAGCAGAACTAGGCCTAAACGAGCTTCAGCAGTCAGAAGATCTGAGAGGAGCTATCATTATGGACGCCGTTACCGGAACCCGATTAGATAAGCGGGAACAGAAAGGTGTTCGGGTATCCCGAATGGATTGGGATGCTTCATCCCATGAAGAATGGGTAAAGATTCATGTACCGTTGGGTTCCCTACGTGTACGAGAAGCCTTGGCACTGGCAACGAAGGTAGCTTACTCCCCTTACACACTCGCTGAGCTCTGCTGGTCAGATGACCCCGACTATGTGACAGGCTATGTTGCAAGCGATAAATTAGGGTATCGGCGGATCCCCCACTTAAAGAAGCTCGGGGAGTCGACAGGAGGAAGGGTATTCTTTGTTCAGCCGGGCCTTGATGTCGATGAGTATATTCATTATTTGGAAAAAACACCGATCTGGATCGGATGGGAGGGCGGACGACCATGA
- a CDS encoding aldehyde dehydrogenase family protein produces MENTVLAVHAIINGEKRVTEKQYARENPTNPEEIVGYAPLNTVDDAKAAIDAAANAFKSWRSTSIEERIERMQKAIQKLKEAVPELSELLCREHGKPLYDAHGEFFVATLWMEYACNTVREVLKEKVQEHDHGKTIITRDPMGVVSAIFPWNYPISLSTIKIAPALLTGNTVVLKPSPFAPLAVSKAIEIMASEFPPGVINMVHGETDVGKELTSNPKVAKIAFTGGTETARHIMKSAADTIKNMTLELGGNDAAIFLPDFDVNDEQAMRRIVISNFLNNGQICMIAKRVYVHRSIYPQFVEKYIEAANKWIRIGSPFNPNVTMGPVNNLAQLQFVQGLVNDANNRGAEVIPLGQILEPEVYERGYFLQPTVVLNANDHDRIVVEEQFGPTVPILPYDDEDQVIALVNDSIYGLTSSVWGEEKHAIQVARRIEAGTTMINTAAIMGLDVQFPFGGVKQSGIGREYGDEGLLAYVETHVINVPKYLDLPHIPE; encoded by the coding sequence GTGGAAAATACTGTACTTGCTGTTCACGCTATTATTAATGGGGAAAAGAGAGTAACCGAAAAACAATATGCTCGTGAGAATCCGACCAATCCAGAGGAGATCGTGGGCTACGCGCCGCTCAATACGGTGGACGATGCGAAGGCTGCTATTGATGCGGCTGCTAATGCCTTTAAGTCCTGGAGAAGTACCTCAATCGAGGAACGTATTGAACGAATGCAAAAGGCGATCCAAAAGCTGAAGGAAGCTGTACCGGAGCTCTCGGAGCTGCTTTGTCGAGAGCATGGCAAACCGCTCTATGACGCTCATGGCGAGTTTTTCGTCGCGACTTTGTGGATGGAATATGCTTGCAACACGGTAAGGGAAGTGCTCAAGGAGAAGGTGCAGGAGCATGATCATGGCAAGACAATCATTACACGTGATCCGATGGGTGTGGTTTCGGCTATTTTCCCATGGAATTATCCGATCTCTCTTTCTACTATAAAAATCGCACCTGCCTTATTGACAGGCAATACGGTTGTACTTAAACCAAGTCCCTTTGCACCGCTTGCGGTCAGCAAGGCCATTGAAATAATGGCTTCCGAGTTTCCACCTGGCGTGATCAATATGGTTCATGGTGAAACCGATGTCGGTAAAGAATTGACCTCCAATCCAAAAGTAGCCAAGATTGCCTTCACGGGAGGTACTGAAACGGCAAGGCATATTATGAAGTCTGCAGCTGATACGATTAAGAATATGACGCTTGAGCTTGGAGGAAACGATGCCGCTATCTTCCTCCCGGATTTTGATGTGAACGACGAGCAAGCGATGCGCCGGATTGTCATATCCAACTTTCTCAACAACGGTCAAATCTGTATGATTGCCAAGCGTGTTTACGTGCACCGTTCCATCTATCCTCAATTCGTTGAGAAGTACATTGAGGCAGCTAATAAGTGGATTCGCATTGGCAGTCCTTTTAATCCGAATGTGACCATGGGTCCCGTGAATAATCTGGCTCAGCTGCAGTTTGTCCAAGGGTTAGTTAATGATGCGAATAATCGTGGAGCTGAGGTGATTCCTCTAGGCCAGATACTAGAGCCGGAGGTTTATGAAAGGGGCTACTTCTTACAGCCAACGGTTGTCCTAAATGCAAATGATCACGATCGGATTGTGGTGGAAGAGCAATTCGGCCCTACGGTACCTATCTTGCCTTATGATGACGAAGATCAAGTCATCGCTTTAGTAAATGATAGTATTTACGGCCTGACCAGCTCAGTTTGGGGAGAGGAAAAACATGCCATTCAGGTGGCGAGACGCATTGAGGCAGGGACAACCATGATTAATACAGCCGCCATTATGGGACTAGATGTCCAATTCCCATTCGGGGGAGTGAAGCAGTCGGGAATCGGTCGTGAATATGGTGATGAAGGTCTCTTAGCCTATGTAGAAACCCATGTGATAAATGTTCCTAAGTATTTAGATCTACCTCATATTCCTGAATAA
- a CDS encoding MFS transporter yields MNDATKQPLWTRDFLSICFCCLFIFITYYALVATLPMFIVGELNGDNQQIGLVMAALVTAAIFVRPFAGNWLDQFGRKKVLWTALFLYLLATISYIGIQSILLLIALRLLHGFTFGAVTTAMATIVADLTPEQRKGEGIGYYAMFMNLAMIIGPFMGLTIVVNYGFSVLFGLLSFCACMALLFGSFVQIPLFGCKEHKKEEYFHWKNFIEPNAVPISFIALLISFGYGGVLTFIPVYAEELGIVQAATYFFPIYALVIVLSRPFTGRLFDRYNERVVIYPSIILFVIGLITLSFARHSFLFLIAAGLIGLGFGTLFSCLQVSAIRRSSGAHTGRATGTYLIFFDTGIGVGSFILGHIAASMGYQHMYLISSIIVATSVLFYYRISRQRGMQNRKQVPLSQNNIS; encoded by the coding sequence ATGAATGATGCAACGAAACAGCCTTTATGGACACGAGATTTCTTAAGTATTTGTTTTTGCTGCTTGTTTATTTTCATTACGTATTATGCGTTGGTTGCTACGTTGCCCATGTTTATTGTCGGTGAACTCAACGGCGATAACCAACAGATTGGATTGGTTATGGCAGCTTTAGTGACAGCCGCTATCTTTGTGCGGCCTTTTGCGGGAAATTGGCTGGATCAATTTGGAAGAAAAAAGGTATTGTGGACAGCCTTGTTCTTGTATTTATTAGCCACCATAAGCTATATCGGCATCCAGAGTATCTTATTGCTTATTGCCTTGCGTTTACTCCATGGGTTTACTTTTGGGGCGGTGACGACTGCGATGGCGACAATCGTGGCTGATCTTACACCCGAACAACGAAAAGGGGAGGGAATCGGCTATTACGCTATGTTCATGAACCTGGCTATGATTATTGGGCCGTTTATGGGTCTGACTATTGTCGTAAACTATGGTTTTTCGGTCCTGTTTGGGCTTCTTTCCTTCTGTGCTTGTATGGCGCTGCTATTCGGAAGTTTTGTTCAGATCCCTTTATTTGGTTGCAAAGAACATAAGAAAGAAGAGTATTTCCATTGGAAGAATTTTATTGAACCGAATGCAGTTCCGATTTCTTTCATTGCCTTGCTTATTTCCTTCGGCTACGGGGGGGTCCTCACGTTCATTCCTGTTTACGCAGAGGAGCTAGGGATTGTTCAAGCCGCAACCTATTTCTTTCCGATTTACGCCCTCGTTATTGTGCTGTCTCGCCCCTTCACCGGGAGGTTGTTTGACCGTTATAACGAACGAGTAGTTATCTATCCTAGTATTATTCTATTTGTTATCGGCCTGATCACTTTGAGCTTCGCTCGCCATTCTTTTCTATTTCTTATAGCTGCTGGTTTGATTGGCTTAGGATTTGGAACCTTATTCTCTTGTTTGCAAGTCAGCGCCATTAGGAGATCCTCCGGAGCCCATACAGGAAGGGCAACAGGAACCTATCTTATCTTTTTTGATACTGGAATAGGCGTTGGATCCTTTATTCTTGGCCATATTGCTGCTTCCATGGGATATCAGCATATGTATCTGATCTCGTCTATCATTGTTGCTACTTCCGTGCTCTTTTATTATCGGATCTCCCGGCAAAGGGGAATGCAGAATCGAAAACAAGTGCCATTATCCCAAAACAATATAAGTTGA
- a CDS encoding heme-binding protein, with protein sequence MEGYYERLALSQKLAMKMIEAACEKAEQMNIRVTVAVCDDGGNLKAFSRMDGAKLLGTEIAQNKAYTAASSERATADWYPLIEKNPALLHGIVHTNRLTIFGGGLPIKIENKHVGGIGVSGGTADEDVACAEAALSVMESLLREIS encoded by the coding sequence ATGGAGGGGTATTATGAGAGGTTAGCATTGTCGCAAAAATTAGCAATGAAGATGATTGAAGCGGCATGTGAAAAAGCGGAACAAATGAACATCAGAGTCACGGTAGCGGTTTGTGATGATGGAGGGAATTTGAAGGCTTTCTCCCGAATGGATGGAGCTAAACTATTAGGGACGGAGATTGCCCAGAATAAAGCTTATACGGCCGCTTCCTCCGAAAGAGCAACAGCAGACTGGTATCCCTTAATTGAGAAGAATCCAGCCTTGCTCCATGGCATTGTCCATACGAATCGCCTTACCATCTTTGGCGGAGGATTGCCTATCAAGATCGAAAATAAACACGTTGGGGGAATCGGTGTATCTGGTGGAACAGCAGATGAGGACGTCGCTTGCGCTGAAGCAGCTCTTTCTGTCATGGAGTCCTTGCTGAGGGAGATATCGTAA
- a CDS encoding RidA family protein has translation MNRRKSIEVDGLNHHGKLPVPLGAKVDRFLFSSAIAGVDSETGKIPEDPATQVKLVFQNVHRFMEAAGGTTEDIGRVALYLQDEQLRDLVNEEWVKMFPDPHSRPARHATVKELRAGALVQLEITAVLREESE, from the coding sequence GTGAATCGACGGAAAAGCATTGAAGTAGACGGATTGAATCATCATGGAAAGCTTCCTGTACCTCTTGGAGCCAAGGTAGACCGATTTTTATTTTCCTCTGCTATAGCGGGGGTGGATTCAGAAACCGGAAAAATTCCAGAGGATCCTGCAACTCAAGTGAAACTAGTCTTCCAAAATGTTCACAGATTTATGGAGGCTGCTGGCGGGACAACAGAGGATATTGGAAGAGTAGCGTTGTACCTTCAGGATGAACAACTGCGAGATTTGGTCAATGAAGAATGGGTGAAGATGTTTCCAGATCCACACAGCCGTCCTGCACGACACGCCACTGTGAAGGAACTCCGAGCTGGAGCACTGGTGCAGTTAGAGATTACAGCGGTGTTGCGCGAGGAATCAGAATAG